One genomic region from Candidatus Hydrogenedentota bacterium encodes:
- a CDS encoding Gfo/Idh/MocA family oxidoreductase: protein MEKKTVRAGIVGAGFAARFHYEAITKVYGTHVDVKGVYALDTAQAKAFAEERGIRCYDSLESLIGDVDVVHCCVIVAAHEEIAVAALEQDRHVIVEKPLTGYLGDGTQAFHGDRFPKEEALRYGLASVDRMLAAEEKSKGRVLYAENWVYAPAIQREREVIEKTGAQILWIHGEEAHSGSHNPTYAYWKYSGGGVLIGKGCHPLTAALYLKRVEGRARDGRPIRPKTVTARAHALTRMKTFRDAGHIRCDYHDIDDFSMMHVTFEDGTLATVFASDIVLGGIHNWLEVAANNHRTICNINPNTSMQVYNPKESNFAGVYTVEKIETKQGWTNIPPDEDWSTGYPQEIEAFYRAVAYGDSVESDSRLAADAISTIYSAYVSNERGGAEVGIKVY from the coding sequence ATGGAGAAGAAGACGGTTCGCGCGGGAATCGTGGGGGCGGGGTTTGCGGCCCGGTTCCATTACGAGGCGATCACCAAAGTCTACGGCACGCATGTGGACGTGAAGGGGGTCTACGCCCTCGACACCGCCCAGGCCAAGGCGTTCGCGGAGGAGCGGGGTATCCGCTGCTACGATTCACTCGAATCGCTCATCGGCGACGTGGACGTCGTCCATTGTTGCGTCATCGTGGCTGCTCACGAAGAAATCGCCGTCGCCGCCCTCGAGCAGGACAGGCATGTCATCGTCGAGAAACCCCTTACCGGCTATCTCGGCGACGGCACGCAGGCATTTCACGGGGACCGGTTTCCGAAAGAGGAGGCCCTGAGATACGGGCTTGCGAGCGTGGACCGCATGCTCGCGGCCGAAGAAAAGAGCAAGGGCAGGGTCCTCTACGCCGAAAACTGGGTATACGCGCCGGCCATCCAGCGCGAACGCGAGGTTATCGAGAAGACAGGCGCCCAGATTCTCTGGATCCATGGCGAAGAGGCTCATTCGGGGTCGCACAACCCCACGTATGCCTACTGGAAGTACTCGGGCGGCGGGGTTCTTATCGGCAAAGGCTGCCACCCCCTCACGGCCGCGCTGTATCTCAAGCGCGTCGAGGGGCGCGCCCGCGACGGCAGACCCATCCGCCCCAAGACGGTCACCGCCCGCGCCCACGCCCTCACCCGCATGAAAACGTTTCGCGACGCCGGGCATATCCGGTGCGACTACCACGACATCGACGATTTCTCGATGATGCACGTGACGTTCGAGGACGGCACCCTCGCAACGGTGTTTGCGTCTGATATCGTCTTGGGGGGCATTCACAATTGGCTCGAGGTGGCCGCGAACAACCATCGCACCATCTGCAACATCAATCCGAACACCTCGATGCAGGTCTACAACCCCAAGGAGTCCAATTTCGCCGGCGTCTATACCGTCGAAAAGATCGAAACCAAACAGGGCTGGACCAACATCCCGCCGGACGAGGACTGGTCGACGGGATATCCCCAGGAAATCGAGGCGTTCTACCGGGCCGTAGCGTATGGGGATTCCGTGGAAAGCGACAGCCGGCTGGCCGCCGACGCCATCTCGACCATCTACAGCGCATACGTCTCGAACGAACGCGGCGGGGCCGAGGTCGGCATAAAGGTGTATTAG
- a CDS encoding DinB family protein, with protein sequence MRIAEAMAQEMAQEAKGTRRLLERLPADLFGWKPHEKSMPLGHLASHLADCLGYAPPIITMDELQFNPEEYKPVIAESAAGLLQMFDKHLEEALGALDGVSDQHMMKNWKMVMGGKPIIDLPRYAVLRSMVLNHHYHHRGQLAVYARMNNVPLPAIYGPSADERG encoded by the coding sequence ATGCGTATCGCGGAAGCCATGGCACAGGAGATGGCCCAGGAGGCCAAGGGCACGCGCAGACTGCTCGAGCGTCTGCCCGCAGACCTGTTCGGATGGAAGCCCCACGAAAAATCGATGCCGCTGGGACATCTGGCGTCTCACCTCGCGGATTGCCTGGGCTACGCGCCGCCCATCATTACCATGGACGAACTGCAATTCAATCCCGAGGAGTACAAACCGGTTATCGCCGAGAGTGCCGCCGGACTGCTGCAGATGTTCGACAAGCATCTCGAGGAGGCTCTCGGCGCGTTGGACGGCGTGTCCGACCAGCACATGATGAAGAACTGGAAAATGGTGATGGGCGGCAAACCCATCATCGACCTGCCGCGCTACGCCGTGCTGCGGAGCATGGTCCTGAATCATCATTACCATCATCGCGGACAGCTCGCGGTGTACGCGCGCATGAACAATGTCCCGCTTCCCGCAATCTACGGTCCGTCCGCGGATGAGCGAGGCTGA